A window from Opitutia bacterium ISCC 52 encodes these proteins:
- the bcp gene encoding thioredoxin-dependent thiol peroxidase produces MALELKLKEGDKAPSFKTATSGGGSISLNNLAGKPVVLYFYPKDDTPGCTKQACGIRDAWKDFQASGAEIFGVSVDSVQKHDKFIKKYELPFTLLSDGEKKIVEAYGVWGEKKFMGREYMGTHRVTFLIDGSGVIRKIWPKVKPEAHAAEVLQAIAEL; encoded by the coding sequence ATGGCACTCGAATTAAAACTCAAAGAAGGAGATAAAGCTCCTAGCTTCAAAACAGCAACCAGTGGCGGTGGCTCCATTTCATTAAATAATCTAGCGGGCAAACCGGTCGTCCTTTACTTTTATCCGAAGGATGACACTCCAGGCTGCACTAAACAGGCCTGTGGGATTCGAGATGCTTGGAAAGACTTCCAGGCAAGCGGAGCAGAAATATTCGGCGTCAGCGTCGATTCAGTACAAAAGCACGATAAATTTATCAAAAAATACGAGTTGCCATTCACTCTTTTGTCAGATGGTGAGAAAAAGATCGTCGAAGCCTACGGTGTGTGGGGAGAGAAGAAATTCATGGGGCGTGAGTATATGGGCACTCATCGCGTAACCTTCCTCATCGATGGATCAGGCGTAATTCGCAAAATCTGGCCAAAAGTGAAGCCAGAAGCACACGCAGCTGAGGTACTGCAGGCCATCGCAGAATTATAG
- a CDS encoding gamma-glutamyltransferase family protein, which yields MPQFSDWQNPADPHPELVYGDNVIATSEPHATQAGLEVFRKGGNAIDAALAAAITLTVTEPCSNGIGSDGFSIIAKDGKLHGLNASGKSPKSWDRDYFKQFDSMPKHGWDTVTTPGAVSQWVELHKRFGSGSFQGLFESAIEHARNGFPLGAKVAIRFCAARKTFAVFPEFQSTFLPEGFEPQAGSVFKNPAQADTLQEIADTYGESFYRGSLAKKISAHASATGGWLSEDDLESHEAFWTDPISIDYRGFRIHEIPPNGQGLVALIAFGILQEFPLGKWDPNSSDSIHVQIEAIKVGFAEGFQHICDPESWNPNAFQVLDSDYLKNRAQSISMKFASSPEPTHFQDHGTVYLSAADKDGTMISLIQSNYMGFGSGIVVPGTGISLQNRGGGFSLTPGHPNELAPGKRPFHTIIPAMVTKGKDPLFSFGVMGGHMQPQGHVQVLSRILDNEWNPQASSNAPRWIVTPDFEIVFEEGFDPQIIEELKHRGHRVTSSDDPTLYGGHQGVFKLSSGYCGSSDHRKDGYAGIV from the coding sequence ATGCCCCAATTTTCTGATTGGCAAAATCCAGCCGACCCACACCCAGAACTTGTCTATGGTGACAATGTCATCGCCACTTCTGAGCCGCATGCAACGCAAGCAGGCTTAGAGGTATTTCGCAAAGGCGGAAATGCAATAGACGCTGCGCTGGCCGCAGCCATTACGCTCACGGTAACTGAACCTTGTTCCAATGGAATTGGAAGCGATGGATTCTCAATCATCGCCAAAGATGGAAAGCTTCATGGCCTCAATGCTTCAGGGAAGTCTCCCAAGAGTTGGGATCGTGACTATTTCAAACAATTCGACTCGATGCCTAAGCATGGCTGGGATACCGTGACCACACCCGGAGCAGTAAGTCAGTGGGTAGAACTTCACAAACGTTTTGGCAGTGGCTCTTTCCAGGGATTATTTGAATCGGCTATCGAGCATGCTCGAAATGGATTTCCTTTGGGCGCTAAAGTTGCCATAAGATTTTGTGCAGCTCGTAAAACCTTTGCCGTGTTCCCTGAATTCCAAAGCACATTTCTTCCTGAAGGATTTGAGCCGCAAGCTGGATCCGTATTCAAAAACCCCGCACAAGCAGATACGCTCCAAGAAATCGCTGATACATACGGTGAATCATTCTATCGCGGCTCCTTAGCAAAAAAAATCTCCGCTCATGCAAGTGCCACCGGTGGTTGGCTCAGCGAAGATGACCTTGAGTCCCATGAAGCATTCTGGACTGACCCGATATCGATTGATTACCGAGGATTCCGCATCCACGAAATCCCACCGAACGGACAAGGATTGGTTGCCCTAATCGCCTTTGGTATACTCCAGGAATTTCCTCTAGGAAAATGGGATCCCAATTCATCCGATTCGATCCATGTACAAATCGAAGCAATAAAGGTAGGCTTCGCCGAAGGCTTCCAACATATCTGCGATCCGGAATCGTGGAACCCCAATGCCTTCCAGGTGCTTGATTCAGACTACCTCAAGAACCGTGCCCAATCCATATCCATGAAATTTGCGAGCAGTCCGGAACCTACTCATTTCCAGGACCATGGTACGGTTTACCTGTCGGCGGCTGATAAAGACGGGACAATGATCTCACTCATCCAGTCCAACTACATGGGTTTCGGTTCTGGTATTGTGGTACCGGGTACAGGAATTTCCCTTCAGAACCGCGGCGGTGGATTTTCACTTACCCCTGGTCATCCTAACGAGCTGGCTCCAGGAAAACGCCCCTTCCACACCATCATTCCCGCCATGGTCACTAAAGGCAAGGATCCACTTTTTTCCTTCGGCGTAATGGGTGGACACATGCAACCTCAAGGTCATGTCCAGGTCCTGAGCCGTATCCTGGATAACGAATGGAATCCACAAGCTTCCTCAAATGCTCCGCGCTGGATAGTTACCCCCGATTTTGAGATCGTCTTCGAAGAAGGGTTCGATCCTCAGATCATTGAGGAGCTCAAACACCGGGGTCACCGAGTAACCAGCAGTGATGATCCAACCCTCTACGGAGGACACCAAGGTGTCTTCAAACTTTCATCCGGCTATTGTGGCAGCAGCGACCACCGAAAGGATGGGTACGCGGGAATAGTATAA